TATGTACTGGGTTTATATTAGTAATTAAAATTTAGCGAAAGGGGGAAAGATTGAGTCATATGATAATACAAGTTAGAAAAAATGACATTAAAAGACGTATTTTCTTCACATGGCAGATATGGTATTCATCTGAAATCCTGAACAAGTTCAAGCATCTTTTGGTTTacccccttttttcttctcaaggAAAATGACTTGAAATGGTCACGCATATGGTGCTCTACCCCATGTATTTGATGTATTTGCCAGATTCTTACTAAATCACTGCCAATTCTTTGAGGGTATCTTATCCATTCAAACATGAAATCAGAAACAATTGCTACAGTTGTTGAGTGTTTCATAATGAATCATTGGCCAATAGATGTGCAAATAAGtgtatatatagagagagaggtCTCTAATTATTTTTCCAGGTTTCTTCTCATCCAATAGTTGCATTACTGATAGGGCTTTGGTTTCTCATGGCTCTCTACAACATTGGTGTGCACTACAACTAGTGCTAGTGCTCTTTCTCTTATATTTCATATTCATTTGTCTTCAGCATTTTCTACGTAGAAAGAGGGATAATACCCTGATTGTAGAAATTTAACCCACTTGTTACAACCATTTTTTCAAAACCAGATAGCGGGcttaatcaaaaccaaaacaggAACTGAATTTTGAAAATGAATTCAAGGTTTTCACAGAATAGTTACATTTTTGCTAACAATTGGTCAAACATCTTATCAAGAATGTTACCCcacaattatccaaccaaaccTAATCTCTCCTTTAATACAGAAGCTTAGGACAGTTGACCAATTACCTGGTCTCTCCAGCAAAGATGATCAACAGAGAATCTCCAGTTTTTACTACAATAATCATACAAACAGAGCAAACAAACTATCAATCAAAAGAACCATtaccaacccaaaaaaaccctTTCTAATGCCTTTTTTTAACTTGTTCTGGTATGCTGTGGTCTTCCACtgaaaagaaccaaagaagaataGTTGACAAACCATTTTACCAAACGAGAGTGAGCTAAGAAGAGGAAGACGCAGAGAGAGGACGTGTGAGACCATTCCCATCAGAACCCATCGCTTCTTCATCCAAGAAAAGATCCTCTGTCTTCCTGAAGGCACCGTGAACCAACACCACCGCCAACCCTGTCAACAGGGACCCGACAATATTGAGCGTGACCTGGGTCAGTAGAAGGGCAACAATCGTGATCACAGACAACACGATCAACACCGCCCGGTCGTCGATGGTTCTTCCTACTATAACCAGAGGAACATCACGCAGGAAATAGAGGAATAACCAAGCGGCCATCATGACAACAAACACAATCAGAGATATGGGATGCCAAAGCAAGCTGAAGAAGAGAATCAAGAGAACTATGATGGTGTAGTTCATCCGGAAGTAGGCAACGTTGATTCTAACACGAACGAGGGCTTCACCAACGTTGGAAGGGATATCAAAGGCATAGCGGTGGATCATCTCCCTCCATGGACGTAGagttcctaaccctaatttgattCTCTCTTTGGCTGTCGAGATGAAATCTACACTCGATGAATCTGTTGGTATTGTTCCGTAATTCGCCATCTTCCCCTGTTGATATCGTGCCGAGTTTTCACTATCAACcttagtttcctttttcttcagaAAATGAAAGAGTGAAAGAGGAAGAGGGTTTTCGATTAATGGAAAGAGGAAGTGAACGAGGGGTTTCCTTTCTCTGGAGAAGAAGCGAACAAAGAGAGCTGTGATCTAGATTGGAAACTAAGTACAGTTCGCCTCCATGGATTTTTATAGATTCATCAAAGCAAGCAAAAGCGCGTTTTTTTATGATGTAGATGATAACGACGACTCGCTTTAAAGGCTGGAAAAGTGCAAAATACCATTCTTGGATAAAGACTAGTCCAAACTTCCAAAGTCCAAAGTCCAAAAAAAGCCAGGTGGAAGGAAATAAGGCTAACAACCAATTTACAAACAAAGAAAGCTCAACTTGGACTGCTTTGTGGCTTGCTCTCATAATCTCATGGGACATTGGACATGAACCATGTTCAAGATTGTCTTTCAAGTTATCCAACCAGCTAGAGCTAGCAAATGCTCTGTCAAACCCTtggaggacggttcacccatcatcctagggttcaaaAACCCTTCCtaaggtttttgtatgttccaaaataccctcttgaaaTCTTTTTCTGCCCTTTCTCGCCTTGCGGtgattcaccgtgggtggagagAAAGTTGATCCATGATTTTATCTGATTCAAATGCTTATTATTAGAGATCTTAGAGGGTGTAGATATTCCCATGGTTTGTGGGTATTGGTATAGGATTGCTTGTgtcgcgggggggggggggggttccatATCGGTCTCACTAGTCACCAATTCTAATATTGTTTGACTACATATCGGTGGAATGGtagatcaagggtaaaaaagatcCTGATCTTTTTTTTCaaggaaaatcaaaagtaaaattgTCTAATATGAGTCAATCTATATTGATATTGGTATCATATTGGTTTCAAAGATAACCAATATCCGATCCAATATCGTGCACTAAAATCATGGATATTTGTACTTTTCTTGTGAAGTTGTACATAAGAAGTTTTTGTTCACAAGTCCCTTCTTTTTATGCAAGGAGCGcttgaatgacacctctacaATTATATTTAGAACTTTGTCATCTTCTTCTATTTGCATTTTATTGTACAAAGTTCTTTACAATATGAGtgtaaaaggattttcaaaaaataatttgaaagtgacattACTATATCATTGTCAAAATGTGCAATTCTCATACACATTTTCTGAGTACACATATTAAATGATACATGTGGGGATCAATGAGAGTGCACTCTCTCAATCTTATTAATATATTGTCTTTGCACCAACGTGAGGGTCAATGAGAATACACACAAAAGCATTGGGCTTGAATAGGATTGTCGATTTCACTGTGGATTGAACAGTCTTTTAGTGCACAATAACCACGCAACCGATTAGCAATCTTTTCCCTATTAATGTATAGGGAAAAAGGATGCTGTCTTTTTGCGTACATCATGCATCTAGACCACCTCTTTGAAATGACCGCCGCACtctttacaaaataaaaaatcccccTAATCGATGTCCCTACACATTTCCTCAACACTTGCGTTGATGCAGGAGCCACGCCCACGAGGCAGcgttcttcttcccatttgtaTAAATCTTTCCTTCAATAaaaattgggggaaaaaaaaaaaaaaagtaaagaaagaaaagacatgACACAACAACCAAACCCTCTGATTTGTACGGCCACATGTCTTGTTGGAATCAACAAGAAAACACCAACGACTTTTCTACTTTCCAGGGTGATAATCTAATAATACGACAGCATtagtttggagtttggactaTTAATAAAATGGCAGTAGTATTAGACAAAAGGAAGCAAATGAAAAAGGGGAAAGCCCTTTTCAGTGTCCAAAGAGTCCCATCCAATAACAATAAAGGTGATGGGATCTCTCTTCGCCCTCAGGCCTCAGTCCAATGAAGAATGGAACAATGAAATTGCTTGATTTCCacggatttggctcctgtcctccagtggcgggagctggagcgtctaACCCAGCAAAACCAGAGCAAAaccaggggtggggtggtcattttacagGTGAGACCCATTTGACAAGAGCCTTTTCCGATTTCCACACACCTTTCTCTGTTGCTatttactttttaaaaaattggtaaaagatttcatacacggccATGCACGTATGCATGGCTGCTTGGACGGTCATATTCCCTCTCACATGgagttggaaaaatcataaaccaTCCACCCCTATTAaagccttgaaactcccactcTCTCACATGTACAGCTTGCACAGTCGTGTATGAAAAcagtcgtgtatgaaaactgtcccccaaaaattttaaaaaataaaattttcaactctgatgtatttacacttctaaacttttttggggaGTGAGGGTGGGTATTAAAAAAGATCATGTAAGAAACTACCTTCACAGATGAGAGTAAAAGATTCAGGGTGTGCAAGTCCAAGTAATCAGACATTAGAAGAGGGGAATTTGAAATCTTATGAGCTTGTTTATTTTACGAAGAACAGATCCTTTGTTTCAGTAGCTAATGACCTTGCTGTTTTTGATGTGTTGGTTTTTTAGCAAGACACAGAATtcattaaggttgtgtttgatatgcattttcAGAATAGATTCTGGTTCTCGAACACATTCTGAAATTAAagtcttctctattttctcactTGAGAACAAAATATATTCCAAGAATAAACACAGCCTAAGAAGCTGCCAAGATAGATAGCAACCGAAGAAAGTTACTTAAAGTGGAAACAACACcatcttattttgt
The nucleotide sequence above comes from Telopea speciosissima isolate NSW1024214 ecotype Mountain lineage chromosome 3, Tspe_v1, whole genome shotgun sequence. Encoded proteins:
- the LOC122655652 gene encoding PRA1 family protein F3-like; the protein is MANYGTIPTDSSSVDFISTAKERIKLGLGTLRPWREMIHRYAFDIPSNVGEALVRVRINVAYFRMNYTIIVLLILFFSLLWHPISLIVFVVMMAAWLFLYFLRDVPLVIVGRTIDDRAVLIVLSVITIVALLLTQVTLNIVGSLLTGLAVVLVHGAFRKTEDLFLDEEAMGSDGNGLTRPLSASSSS